TCTGCAAATTGGTAAACGATGAAAATCATCTGGTCTGAATTTGCTATTGAAAACTTAAAAAATATTTTTGATTATTATTCGCTTAAAGCGAACAAAAAAGTTGCTCACAAAATTCGAAAAAAGATATTTGATTCAACAAAAAGATTAATACAAAACCCAGAATCTGGGCACATTGAGTTCTATCTAGAACAGCTAAATCAGCAACACCGATATATTATATGTGGCAACTATAAAATCATTTACAGAATTGAATGTAATGATATCTTAATCAATGACATTTTTGATACTAGGCAAAATCCCATTAAAATGATTGATAAAAAACGAAACAATTAATATATAAACAAAAAAGAGAAACCTCACAGTTTCTCTTTTTCTATATTCATTTTATCCGAATTTCTTTTTTCTTAACCAAAAGAACAATCCTCCTAAAAGTCCAATAATTGCTAAAGGAAGCAATAAATTCAGATATTGCCAGTTTGTTCTTTCATCAGCGATTCTGTGGCGGTCGAGAAGTCTTTCTTCGATATTTCTGTTTCTTAATTCCATCAGATTACTGTCATCGAGAAGATAATCTAAAGCATTTCTCAGGAATTGCTCATTACCGAATTGCTCTTCAGTTAACATATCAACTCCCAAAGGTAGAGCCTGTCCTTTGATTACTTTATTTCTACCCACATCTCCATCGGCAATCACAATCATTTTGTTTTCCGGGCTTGACGTTTTAAATCCTGGATAAGATTTTCTTTCGATTCTTGAGGCATACGCAGAATTAAATTTTCCTTCCAAAGCAACCGCAAAAATCTTCGGTGTGCTTGGTTTTTCCATCTGCCCAAGACTGTCTACACTGGCAATTTCTTTCAGTTCGACATAGTTTGGAACCTGCTTTAATAAAGTTCTTTCGCTAGATTCAAATAAAACATGGGTTTTAAATTTTCTTCCACCCAAAGTATCAATTGATGTAGGAAACTCTAGTTTTACAGGATTGATATTTTTAGTAATCGGGTGGTCATGTTCTGCGATTCCCAATGGAAAATAAGGCCACGGAAGACTTGTATATTGCGCATTTCCACCAACTTCTCCGGTCACCAATTTTAAAAGCGCATATTTTTTCACATCTTTTACCAAAGCATTGTTGATTCTCAGACCATAATTAAAGAAAAAATCGGTCATGTTGATATCTAAAGGGAAAGGCATTACTTTTTTAGACTTCGTCAACGTATCCATTTCAGCGTTTACAGCATCAATCATCCAAAGCGTTTTACCGCCATTCATAATGTATTGGTCAAGAATTACTTTTTCACCGTCTGTGAAAGCTTTTCTGGGTTTTGCAATGACCAAAGCACTCATCTGTTTCAATAACGGAACGTCTGCCTGAGTGATTTCCACATTATTTTTTGGAACAATCGGCCCTGCATCATAGCTTTCCGTTGCTAATCTCATAAAGCTTTCAAATTCTGTCGGACTCAACTCATCCTGATTGACCAAAATTCCGACTTTCTTTTTCTTATTCGTCGCGACAGCTTTAATATTCGAAACTAAATTATATTCTAAATTTTCAATTGATTTTCTCAACTGGTCATCTGCATTAATATTCGACTGCTGTACAACCAAAGGAATAGAAATACCACCACCATTATATTTTACCACCGCATAAGGGAATAAATAAATCTGGGTAACTTTTCCATCTTTAAAATCCGGAAGAACCGAAGGCTGCATTCCCATTGCCATCAAAGTGTCCTGCGACATTTTGGTTTTCATGGGGTCGATGAATTTAAAATCAATTTTCGGGTTAATTTTTCTGAATTCTTCCAGCATAAATTTAGTTTCACTCTGAAGCTGTTTAAAGCTTGCCGGAAAATCTCCTTCAAGGTAAACATCTACCGTTAAAGGTTTTTTTACCGATTCTAAAACTTTTATCGTATTTTCTGAAAGCGTATATCTTTTTTCTTTTGTTAAATCTAATCTGATGCCTGAAAATGCAAGAACCAATGCAACGACAAAAGTTCCAATCAATAAAATGGCAAATGGAGATTTTAGGTTAATCTTCTTCATGTTTTTACTTCTTTTTATTGATAAAATGATTAGACAATGTTAAGGTAAGACCAATGATGAAAACAAAATAAGCAACATCTTTAAAATCGATAAGACCTCTTGTAAATGCTAGAAAATGTTGATAAAAACCTACATTCTGCAAAATAAAATCTGCACCACCCAACAATTTATAACTTGCAAGTTGCTCAATTCCGAAATACATGATGAAACACATGAAAACTCCCAACAGATAAGCCATAATCTGGTTTTGAGAAAGCGATGAAGCTAAAATCCCTACTCCGGAAAATGCTGCTATCAGAATAATTAAACCGAAATAACTTCCGAAAGTCATTCCCATATCGATGTTTCCTTCAGGAACTCCCAAAACGTAAACCGTATAAAAGTAAATTACTGATGGAATCAGACATAAAATTCCAACGACCCAAACCGAAAGAAATTTCCCAGCAACCAAATCTGAAACTTTCAGAGGTTGGGAAAATAACCAGTTTAAAGTTCCTGTCTGTTGCTCTTCTGCAAAAGTTTTCATCGACAATGCCGGAATAATAAACATCAGTAACCAAGGTACCAAAACGAAATAACTCTGTAAAGATGCTATTCCGATGTCGAAAATATTAGAATCATTTTCGAAGAAAAACAGAAACAAAGTCGTTATCAAGCTGAATGCCGCAATGATAATCCATGCGCTCCAGTTCCCAAAATAACTCCAAAGTTCTTTTTTAAATATTGCAATCATATATTAATTTGATATTTGAGGTTTGAGATTTTAAATTCTAGATTCAAAAATTTAATTTCTCACTTATCACTTTTTACTTTTTATCTTTCCCTTTTTTATTCACAAGCTTCACCGTCATCATGATTAAAAATACCAGTACGAAAAATCCGGTAATTAATTGCCACCAATATTCAATAACCTGAGATTTTAAAATAACGGTAAAAACGACCAAAAATAAAATAAATGTGGCAATTTCGTTAGCCTGTCTTAGTTTTAAATTGGCTGTTTCTAGTGTTTTTCCGTTGATTTTTGCAAGATGTTTTACTTTTTTCCAGCACCAGTAATGGTAAATTGCCAATCCAATCAGGAAAGTCAGTTTTAAATGAAACCAAGGCATTTTCATTAAACCGGAATTCAGAAAAATCATGATCAATCCACAAATGGTCATAATAATCCCAGCTGGAACGGTGATAATATTCCATAATCTGCGAGCCATAAATGTATATTGCTCTCTCAGAATCGTCTTTTTGTCTTCGGAAAAGGCATCAGTATCTTTATAGTACACAAAAATTCTTACGAGATAAAAAATTCCCGCAAAATAGCTGACCATAAAAATAATGTGTAAGGCTTTTATTATTGTGTAAAGCATTTTAAATCAATAAATTATTTTATATGAATAATTTCACAATCTTTATCAAAGTTTTTCAAATAATCGAAAAATAAACTTTTTTTCTTTCTTAATCGAAAATAACCTGAAAATATAATAAATCCTAGAATAGCTAGATAAATGGGTATCAAAGAATAAGTTCCATCGTAATTTTTAATTACAAGAAGTAATATAAAACTTAAAAAAATTAAATAAAGCAATACTTCATAATATTCAAATCCAACAGATAGCTCAAAACTTTCCTCATTATCTCTATTCAAAATAAAATTTCCTTTGAAGGTTGGAGAATCACCTCCTCCCATCAATTTTATTTTAAATCCATTTTCACTTACTTTTCCCTTAAAGCTTTTACCAAAATAATTGGGGAAACCTTGAAATATATCTTTTTCAATATTTTCTAAAACCTCACATTTTGGCTTAGAAAACTCTAATATATATCTTGATTTAAAAAACATTTAAGTGAAAATTAAGCGCAAATATAATGATTTTGTTACTCAACTTAAGCTAAAAAACTTCATCAATATTATGTCTAAAAAATTATTTAAGATTTGTTGAAAATTTAAGGTTTAGAAAGGTTTATTGATTGATTGAAATACTGTCGATTTTTTTACCATCAGTGTATTTTTTTATATGCTTCAACTTTCCGTTTTCGTCATAAAACTTCCAGTCTCCGAAATAATACCAATGGCGTTCGTTTTCAGAAATATCAAGCTTTGATTGTCCACGCTCCATAATGTTTCCATTTTTATGATACACAAACATTTTGATTTTCTTCTTTTGTATTTTTTCTTTTTGATAGAGTTTATCGTCAATAAATGTTTTCCAAACGCCAATTTTTTCACCTGTATTGTATTTTCCTATAACAATTAAGGTATCATTATCTACAGGATATTTCTCTATCCATTTTCCATGTCTCTTTTGAGATTTTTCGGAAATCTTAATGTATTGATTCGTTTTGGTTTTGCATGAAGCGAAAACAAAAAATGATAACACGATGAGTAAGAAATTTTTAAGCATAAAAAAACAGAATTTCTGTAAATATAGAAATTCTGTTTTTATTCTACAATTGTAGAATAGTTTATTTTTTTAAGAAATTACTCCTAATTCTTTTCCTACTTTCTCAAAAGCAGCAATTGCTTTATCTACATGTTCTCTTGTATGTGCCGCAGAAAGTTGTACTCTGATTCTCGCTTTTTCTTTCGGTACAACCGGATAGAAGAAACCAATTACATAGATACCTTCATCCATTAGTTTCTCAGCCATTTTCTGAGCCAATTTTGCATCGTACAACATTACAGGAACAATCGCAGCATCACCATCAGGAATATCAAAACCTTTTGCTTTCATCTCTGTTCTGAAATACTCTGCATTTTCCATTACGGTATCACGTAAAGAAGTGTCATCAGAAATCATTTCTAACACCTTCAAAGCAGCACCAACAATTCCTGGCGCCAAAGAGTTTGAAAACAAATAAGGTCTAGAACGCTGTCTCAACATATCGATGATTTCTTTTTTACCAGACGTAAATCCGCCTAAAGCACCACCTAAAGCTTTTCCTAACGTAGAAGTAATAATATCTACTCTACCCATTACTTCGTTGGCTTCGTGAGTACCACGACCCGTTTTTCCGATGAAACCAGTTGCATGAGAATCATCAACCATTACCAAAGCATCGTATTTATCAGCCAAATCACAAACTCCTTTTAGGTCGGCAACAATTCCGTCCATTGAGAAAACTCCGTCTGTAACGATAATTTTGAATCTATGATTTTTTTCAGAAGCAGCAATTAATTGAGCTTCCAAATCTGCCATATTATTGTTTTTATAACGGTATCTTGCCGCTTTACAAAGACGTACTCCGTCAATAATTGATGCGTGGTTTAATTCATCAGAAATAATCGCATCTTCATCTGTAAATAATGGTTCGAAAACACCTCCGTTTGCATCAAAACATGCTGCGTAAAGAATTGTGTCTTCTAAGCCTAAAAATTCTGCAATTTTCTCTTCCAACTGCTTGTGAATATCTTGAGTTCCGCAGATAAAACGTACCGAAGACATCCCGTAACCATGAGATGCAACCATATCCTGCGAAGCTTTCATTACTTCAGGATGATTTGATAATCCTAAATAATTGTTGGCGCAAAAGTTCAGAAGTTTTTTTCCATTAGCTTCTATTTCTGCACTTTGCTGAGAAGTGATGATTCTTTCTTTTTTAAAAAGACCATCATTTTCTATATTATTCAGTTCATTTTTTAGATTTTCAAGATACTTTTCAGAGATCATTATAATTAAATTTAAGTTGCGCTAATTTAATAAAAACGTATTAAAGAAAATAAGTTTCGACATCTTTATTGTTTTTTTGGTTATTAATCATCTACAAGCCCTCATCAAAAGAGCTATTTCACCTCTTTAGTTTAACATCAAAAGCAAGAAACAAAAAAAGCTTTCACGAATGAAAGCTTTAAAAGTGCAAAAATGATTTGCAGTTATTTTTTTACTTCAATTTTTTTATAAACAATTCCCTGTAAAGATTTTACACGATCTGTACATTCATCGGAAATATGTGTCATCACAAGATTCTCACCAATTACGTCACATTTGTATTTGCCTTTTGCTCCTACATTACAAGGTGTTCCCCCTGAATTTTTCACTATATTGATTTCGCCATTACTCAATGTGTAAGTCATCGTTTCGATTACTTTATTATCGAGCAGTACATCAATTTTATCTTTCGAGAATTTTAAATCAATCTCAGCTTCATGAGGAATTTTCGCCAATCCTCTCCATTGTGTGTCTAGTAAAGGATTGTCTGATTTTTTAGATTCACATGAGGTGAAATTAAACATTAAAAACGCCAATAAAAGAAAATTGACAAAGAATAAATTTGTTTTCATAAGTATTAATTATTTTGTTTATAAACAAATATACATTGAAAATCAATACAATGATTTATTTTTTATTCTTTTACAAATTTTAAATTAGAATTTAAAATCTTGATAAAGTAAACTCCTTTCTGTAGCAGAGATACGTCTATTTTTTTATCCGTTTTACCTTTTTTCACCAACCTTCCGTCTGCCGTAAAAATATCATACCCAGTTTCTTTTTTCAACCCCAAAACAAACAGTTGCTCTTTCACAGGATTAGGATAAATGCTGAATTCTTCAGTTTTAAAATCTGCAGTACTCAAACTATTATCCTGAGAAACTGTTGAGTTTTTTTCTACTATTTGGTATTCATAATTAAACTGTACGCTAGCAATCGGAAAAGTTACAGCTTCTGTGAAATATTGATTATTGAACGTATTATTTAAAGCAAAAAAAGCAGTCTGACCACCAGTTCCTGTAACTTTTATCGGTAAAGGCATTTCAAAAAAGCTAACCGATGCATGGCTTTGCGTCTGTGACGCTTTAAAAGTCACTTGATTTCCCACCTGTTTCCATCGGATATCGTATGTAGGATAACCTTGTCCGTAAATCCAATCGTTAAAAAATTCTGTAAAATCTTTGCCTGTTGACGTTAATAAAGAAGCATTTAAATCTGCAGTTCTAGCATAGCTGTACGCTAAATTTGGTCGCGCATGATAGTCTTTTAATGCCTGATAAAATACGGCATCACCCAAAATCCATTTAATCATTCTTACTGTATATCCACCTTTAGAATATGATAATCTTCCACTAAAAATAGCATTGGTATTTCCTAAATTACTGTCTGCCACATACACACTTCCACCCGCAATACTGGTAATATAATTTTTTTCACCTAAAAGATAATTAAGAAAATCGGCATTGCTCATAAGCAGTTTTTCGTAGGCAAGATGCTCTCCAAAAGTCGCAAAACCTTCATTTAGCCAGATATCATTCCATGCACCGCACGTTACTTTATCACCGAACCATTGATGCGCCAGCTCATGAGCAATTAACTGTTTACTCCAAGATCCCATTGAAGACATGGTTTGATGTTCCATACCTCCACCCGCTTCAAATTCCATATGTCCATACTTTTCATTACGGAAAGGATACGCTCCGAAATAATTTTCAAAAGTATTCATTACCGTTTTCGTCCATTCTATATTTGCCATACTTGTTGCATTTGCATTTGTAGATGGATAAATATAATTAACAAAAGGAAAAGGTGGATTTCCCATGGTATCATTTAGCATTACAAAATTTGTAATAGAAAGTGCTATTAAATAAGCAGCAGTAGGATATTGCGTTCTCCAAAAAGTACGTTTTGTGCCATTTCCTAAAACAGTTTCAGACATAAATTTACCATTGGCTGCAACATTATACTGAGTAGGAGTCGTCACTTTTATATCAAATCTATCAATTTTATCATTTAAACTTTGCTTTGTAGGAAACCAATCTTGTGCTCCATAAGGTTCGTTTAAAGTAGAAAGAATGGGCGTTCCGCCTTGAGAGCCATTAAAAAACGCGTTACTCGCCGTATCTGGAGCTCCACTGTAATTAATCGTAAGAGAATCTAAAACATTAGCAGGCAGAGAAGCTGTAAAGTTTATCTTTAGTTCTTTAGTCGATAATTGCTGAAAAGTAAGATTCTGACCATGATAATTTACCTGAGAAACGGTAAGATTATTATTAAGGTCAAAATAAATTGTATTCAACGCTTGTGAAGGCTTGAAGTGTGACGTTACCGATCCCGAAATATTATAAACGGAAGGATTGATAGATACATCCATCCTCTGATACTGTAAATCGTAGTTTAACGTATTGGGATTGGTATTTCCTGCAGCCATTTTAGCTGCATAAGATTTCATTTCTTTGTTTAATAAACCTTTTTTATCTACGTTTTCATTTTGGTTTTGAGCCGATAAAGTATGAAAAGCAAAGATGCTTACACAGAAAAGGTAAAATTTTCTCATTGTCAAATAATTAGGGATTAAAGATAAAAAAAACCTTTCAATCAATGATTAAAAGGTTTAAATATGAAATTAATATTTTTTATAAGTCTAAAGTAGGTTGCAGTATTTTTTCCATTTTACTTTTCACCTGCCCGACAGAGCCTGCATAATTGTTTACCATCAAAGAGAAAACAAGCGTTCTTCCTGAGTTGGTTTTTAAGTATCCAGCTAAAGTTTTCACTTTATTTAAAGTTCCTGTTTTTGCAAAAACCTGTCCGTTTCCTTCACCTAAAAACATACTTTTAAGCGTTCCCGACTGTCCGCCAATCGGAAGAGAGTTAAAATATGTTTTGTAAAATTTCTCGTCCATCAAAGAACTAAGATATTTTACCTGCGAAATCGGAGTCACTTTATTGCTTCTAGACAAACCGCTTCCATCCATGTAGTTTAATCCTTCTACATCAAATGCGATATCTTTTAAGTGATTATTAACTACTACTCTTCCAGATTCTGAAGTCTGATCTCCCATTTTCTGGAAACCCACAGTTTTTAGCAATGCTTCCGCTAACGAGTTATCACTTCTCTGATTGGTATAATAAATAATATCACCCAAAGTCGGAGATTTGTAAGCAGCAATCATTTTTCTAGCTTCTGGTGTAGCATCTGTCATTTTAGGAGTGACTTTTCCAGTCACTGCAACACCACTTTTTACCAAAGTTGCTCTGAATGAGTTGGCAAGGAAAGCTGGAGCATCAGGTAATTTTGTAGTTAATGTTCCGTTACCTTCGTATTTTTCAGCATATACCATTTTATTGGCATAAGGTGAAACATAGAAAAACTTCTTATCGGCTGCAGCATTCATTGATTTCTTTACGATAAGCTTCTCATTGGCAGGATTAATCTCTTTGGTGGTACCAACAGGAAGATAATAGTTATTGTTTTCTAGCCAAACAACATTTTCCGGAAGTGCCGAAATGTTACCTTTGAAAAGCGCTGTCTGAATAACAATATCACCATTTACTTTTTTAATACCTTCACGAGCCATTCCGCCTGCGAAATCTGAAACGATATCTTTGTAAGACCAAGCTCCCGCTTTATTAGTTCCCAATGAAGGGTCACCACTTCCTACAATATACAGATTACCGTTTAAAACTCCATTCTCATCGATTTCTCCCGAATATTCTAGCTGCGTCATCCAACGGTAATTTTCACCCAACATGCTTATTGCAGTTTCGGTGGTCAACAATTTGGTTGTAGAAGCAGGAACAAGCGGAGTATTTTCGTTGTACGAAGAAATTATTTTCTTCGTTTTTGGGTCGTAGACTACAAATCCCCAAGTTGCATTTTTCAATACGGGGTCTGTCATCATTGTGTTTACACTGATGTCTACAAGTTCTTTTGGCGACAAAATAGCCTTTTCAACATACGCAACTGGCGATGGAAGATTTAAGCTTGTTTTGTTGTCATAATTCTGAGAGTAAAGAACTGTAGAAACGGTTGATTGGGCAAGTAAAAAACCAGCAGTCAGAACCGTAACACCTGAGATATATTTTCTGAAATTTACCATCTAATTTTTCTTTTCGTTATATTTTGGATGATATAAAAATCGATTAGTTAAATCCATTCATTTCATTCCAAACATATAATTAACGTTCAAATGTAGAAATTATTATGGTATGGTAGTTCAGTAGACTATGATAAAAGGCTATAAAATATGTTAAAGTTTGTTAAAAATCAACAAAAACATCTTTTTTAATACTTTGATAAGCAGTGATTTCGTCAAATTCTTTCAAACTTAATAAAACTAAACTTTTAAACTTTTCATAGTTTTTGCCTCGAGGCAATTTCAGTAAAATCTGAAACTGATACAAATTATTTAATCGGGCAATTTGCGCTCTTTCAGGGCCTAAAATACAATCTTCAGGCAAATATTTTCTTAAAATAGACCCTAAAAACTGTGATGCACGATTTACTTTATCGTCTTTTATGTGCTTCAACTCAATGTTGATTAACTTTGTGAAAGGTGGATAATTAAATTTCTGACGTTCCGTGAGGAAATATTTATAAATTTTAAAAACATTATTCATTTTAATCAGCTGAAAAACAGAATGGTCAGGATTAAAAGTCTGAATTAAAATTCTGCCTTTCCCCGAAACTCTTCCCGCTCTTCCAGAGACTTGCGTAATCAATTGATACGCTCTTTCTTCTGCTCTGAAATCTTGTACATACAGCATAGAATCAGCTTTTGGAATCGCTACCAATTCGATATGGTCAAAATCAAGACCTTTAGAAATCATTTGGGTTCCTACTATAATATCGGTTTCCCGGTCTTCAATTTTTTCGTATAGTTTTTCGTAGGCAAATTTCTTCCGCATAGAATCAACATCCATTCTATCGACTTCATTGTCCGGAAAAATTTTAGAAATTTCTTCGTGAATTTGTTCTACACCAACTCCTTTTTCATTAAGATTTTCAGAAAAACATTTTGGGCAGGTTTTCGGTTTAGAAGCTCTCTGTCCGCAATAGTGGCATTTCATTTCGTTGGCAGCTTTGTGATACGTCATCACGACATCACAATTTGAACAGTAATTGACATATCCACAAGATTCACATTCTAAAACACTCGCGTAACCACGACGATTGTGAAGAATCATCGTTTGATTTTTTTCTTCTAATGTTTTTTTGATTTCATCAATCAATTTCAACGAAAAATTACCTGAAACTTTTTTAGAATCTTGCGCCTCTTTAAAATTAATCAATTCAAATTCCGGAAGTTTTACATTTCCGAATCTTTCATTCAGAAAAATATATTTCAGCTTTTCTTTTCTTGCCAGATAATAACTTTCAACAGAAGGCGTTGCCGAACCTAAAATAACATTGGCTTCATAAAGATTTCCTAAAACCAACGCCGAATCTTTAGCATTAAAATAAGGTGAAACTTCTCTCGGTTTATATCCGGAATCATGCTCTTCATCCACCACAATTAATCCTAAATTCTTAAAAGGTAAAAACAGAGAATTTCTTGTTGCAATAAGAACTTTGATGTCGTTATTTTTTATTCTTCGCCAAATTTCTACCTTTTCAAAATCGGTCAGTTTCTGATGATAAAAGCCTAATTGCCTCCCATATTTTTTTTCTAATCGCTGCGTAATT
The sequence above is a segment of the Chryseobacterium turcicum genome. Coding sequences within it:
- a CDS encoding type II toxin-antitoxin system RelE/ParE family toxin; this translates as MKIIWSEFAIENLKNIFDYYSLKANKKVAHKIRKKIFDSTKRLIQNPESGHIEFYLEQLNQQHRYIICGNYKIIYRIECNDILINDIFDTRQNPIKMIDKKRNN
- the gldG gene encoding gliding motility-associated ABC transporter substrate-binding protein GldG encodes the protein MKKINLKSPFAILLIGTFVVALVLAFSGIRLDLTKEKRYTLSENTIKVLESVKKPLTVDVYLEGDFPASFKQLQSETKFMLEEFRKINPKIDFKFIDPMKTKMSQDTLMAMGMQPSVLPDFKDGKVTQIYLFPYAVVKYNGGGISIPLVVQQSNINADDQLRKSIENLEYNLVSNIKAVATNKKKKVGILVNQDELSPTEFESFMRLATESYDAGPIVPKNNVEITQADVPLLKQMSALVIAKPRKAFTDGEKVILDQYIMNGGKTLWMIDAVNAEMDTLTKSKKVMPFPLDINMTDFFFNYGLRINNALVKDVKKYALLKLVTGEVGGNAQYTSLPWPYFPLGIAEHDHPITKNINPVKLEFPTSIDTLGGRKFKTHVLFESSERTLLKQVPNYVELKEIASVDSLGQMEKPSTPKIFAVALEGKFNSAYASRIERKSYPGFKTSSPENKMIVIADGDVGRNKVIKGQALPLGVDMLTEEQFGNEQFLRNALDYLLDDSNLMELRNRNIEERLLDRHRIADERTNWQYLNLLLPLAIIGLLGGLFFWLRKKKFG
- a CDS encoding ABC transporter permease subunit → MIAIFKKELWSYFGNWSAWIIIAAFSLITTLFLFFFENDSNIFDIGIASLQSYFVLVPWLLMFIIPALSMKTFAEEQQTGTLNWLFSQPLKVSDLVAGKFLSVWVVGILCLIPSVIYFYTVYVLGVPEGNIDMGMTFGSYFGLIILIAAFSGVGILASSLSQNQIMAYLLGVFMCFIMYFGIEQLASYKLLGGADFILQNVGFYQHFLAFTRGLIDFKDVAYFVFIIGLTLTLSNHFINKKK
- a CDS encoding CopD family protein — encoded protein: MLYTIIKALHIIFMVSYFAGIFYLVRIFVYYKDTDAFSEDKKTILREQYTFMARRLWNIITVPAGIIMTICGLIMIFLNSGLMKMPWFHLKLTFLIGLAIYHYWCWKKVKHLAKINGKTLETANLKLRQANEIATFILFLVVFTVILKSQVIEYWWQLITGFFVLVFLIMMTVKLVNKKGKDKK
- a CDS encoding toxin-antitoxin system YwqK family antitoxin, whose protein sequence is MLKNFLLIVLSFFVFASCKTKTNQYIKISEKSQKRHGKWIEKYPVDNDTLIVIGKYNTGEKIGVWKTFIDDKLYQKEKIQKKKIKMFVYHKNGNIMERGQSKLDISENERHWYYFGDWKFYDENGKLKHIKKYTDGKKIDSISINQ
- the kbl gene encoding glycine C-acetyltransferase, with amino-acid sequence MISEKYLENLKNELNNIENDGLFKKERIITSQQSAEIEANGKKLLNFCANNYLGLSNHPEVMKASQDMVASHGYGMSSVRFICGTQDIHKQLEEKIAEFLGLEDTILYAACFDANGGVFEPLFTDEDAIISDELNHASIIDGVRLCKAARYRYKNNNMADLEAQLIAASEKNHRFKIIVTDGVFSMDGIVADLKGVCDLADKYDALVMVDDSHATGFIGKTGRGTHEANEVMGRVDIITSTLGKALGGALGGFTSGKKEIIDMLRQRSRPYLFSNSLAPGIVGAALKVLEMISDDTSLRDTVMENAEYFRTEMKAKGFDIPDGDAAIVPVMLYDAKLAQKMAEKLMDEGIYVIGFFYPVVPKEKARIRVQLSAAHTREHVDKAIAAFEKVGKELGVIS
- a CDS encoding M1 family aminopeptidase; translated protein: MRKFYLFCVSIFAFHTLSAQNQNENVDKKGLLNKEMKSYAAKMAAGNTNPNTLNYDLQYQRMDVSINPSVYNISGSVTSHFKPSQALNTIYFDLNNNLTVSQVNYHGQNLTFQQLSTKELKINFTASLPANVLDSLTINYSGAPDTASNAFFNGSQGGTPILSTLNEPYGAQDWFPTKQSLNDKIDRFDIKVTTPTQYNVAANGKFMSETVLGNGTKRTFWRTQYPTAAYLIALSITNFVMLNDTMGNPPFPFVNYIYPSTNANATSMANIEWTKTVMNTFENYFGAYPFRNEKYGHMEFEAGGGMEHQTMSSMGSWSKQLIAHELAHQWFGDKVTCGAWNDIWLNEGFATFGEHLAYEKLLMSNADFLNYLLGEKNYITSIAGGSVYVADSNLGNTNAIFSGRLSYSKGGYTVRMIKWILGDAVFYQALKDYHARPNLAYSYARTADLNASLLTSTGKDFTEFFNDWIYGQGYPTYDIRWKQVGNQVTFKASQTQSHASVSFFEMPLPIKVTGTGGQTAFFALNNTFNNQYFTEAVTFPIASVQFNYEYQIVEKNSTVSQDNSLSTADFKTEEFSIYPNPVKEQLFVLGLKKETGYDIFTADGRLVKKGKTDKKIDVSLLQKGVYFIKILNSNLKFVKE
- the dacB gene encoding D-alanyl-D-alanine carboxypeptidase/D-alanyl-D-alanine endopeptidase — its product is MVNFRKYISGVTVLTAGFLLAQSTVSTVLYSQNYDNKTSLNLPSPVAYVEKAILSPKELVDISVNTMMTDPVLKNATWGFVVYDPKTKKIISSYNENTPLVPASTTKLLTTETAISMLGENYRWMTQLEYSGEIDENGVLNGNLYIVGSGDPSLGTNKAGAWSYKDIVSDFAGGMAREGIKKVNGDIVIQTALFKGNISALPENVVWLENNNYYLPVGTTKEINPANEKLIVKKSMNAAADKKFFYVSPYANKMVYAEKYEGNGTLTTKLPDAPAFLANSFRATLVKSGVAVTGKVTPKMTDATPEARKMIAAYKSPTLGDIIYYTNQRSDNSLAEALLKTVGFQKMGDQTSESGRVVVNNHLKDIAFDVEGLNYMDGSGLSRSNKVTPISQVKYLSSLMDEKFYKTYFNSLPIGGQSGTLKSMFLGEGNGQVFAKTGTLNKVKTLAGYLKTNSGRTLVFSLMVNNYAGSVGQVKSKMEKILQPTLDL
- the priA gene encoding replication restart helicase PriA; protein product: MQYAQIILPLNLKGTFTYKVSEELMSLIQPGMRVLIPFGGKKIYTGIVFELHDEVPTQFVPKEVISILDEQPILPPQQIKFWKWLSDYYLCNLGEIYRFAFPSSLKLESETYLKLKPNITVEFENLDVNEMYLIQALEVRQLINLTDIEAFIPKKDIIKTINSLIDLQYIEIDEKVAEKYKAKEVAYVKINDEILKNQNLTEILLSLKRAQKQKDLFLHILEKQTENPDLHIKKSELFEDGYFASSHFKSLADKNLVEEYYMQKDRIESYEGEIEEVEELTEIQKAAKIEVDEAFEEGRNVLLHGVTSSGKTHIYLEKIEECISEGKNVLFLLPEISLTKQITQRLEKKYGRQLGFYHQKLTDFEKVEIWRRIKNNDIKVLIATRNSLFLPFKNLGLIVVDEEHDSGYKPREVSPYFNAKDSALVLGNLYEANVILGSATPSVESYYLARKEKLKYIFLNERFGNVKLPEFELINFKEAQDSKKVSGNFSLKLIDEIKKTLEEKNQTMILHNRRGYASVLECESCGYVNYCSNCDVVMTYHKAANEMKCHYCGQRASKPKTCPKCFSENLNEKGVGVEQIHEEISKIFPDNEVDRMDVDSMRKKFAYEKLYEKIEDRETDIIVGTQMISKGLDFDHIELVAIPKADSMLYVQDFRAEERAYQLITQVSGRAGRVSGKGRILIQTFNPDHSVFQLIKMNNVFKIYKYFLTERQKFNYPPFTKLINIELKHIKDDKVNRASQFLGSILRKYLPEDCILGPERAQIARLNNLYQFQILLKLPRGKNYEKFKSLVLLSLKEFDEITAYQSIKKDVFVDF